From Veillonella dispar, one genomic window encodes:
- the fapR gene encoding transcription factor FapR: MSRLKKQERQKQLQEKLNITPFLTDEELATHFNVSVPTIRLDRLELGIPELRERIRVMATGQSQETVEHVPYEVVGELIDVTEGQQALSMLRTTADMEDRFGYVEPQYLYAQANSLAKVVMGTTVCSAEVGNIKYKNPVGAGTNLVAKAEIVRRRGNKFFIWVIIRDKIKEVFRAKFIMESVENRV, from the coding sequence ATGAGTCGGTTAAAGAAGCAAGAGCGCCAAAAGCAGTTACAAGAAAAACTGAATATTACGCCATTTCTTACTGATGAAGAATTGGCAACACACTTTAATGTAAGTGTGCCAACTATTCGTCTTGATCGACTAGAGTTGGGGATTCCTGAATTGCGTGAACGCATACGCGTCATGGCTACAGGTCAATCACAAGAAACGGTAGAACATGTACCGTACGAAGTGGTTGGCGAATTGATTGATGTCACGGAAGGGCAACAAGCATTATCGATGTTGCGTACTACTGCAGACATGGAAGATCGATTTGGATATGTAGAGCCACAGTATTTATATGCTCAAGCGAATTCCCTCGCAAAGGTAGTCATGGGGACTACTGTTTGTTCTGCGGAGGTTGGAAATATAAAATATAAGAATCCAGTAGGAGCTGGTACTAATTTGGTGGCAAAAGCAGAAATTGTGCGTCGCCGTGGTAATAAGTTCTTTATTTGGGTCATTATAAGAGATAAAATAAAAGAAGTATTTCGCGCAAAATTTATTATGGAATCCGTAGAGAATAGGGTGTAG
- the fabK gene encoding enoyl-[acyl-carrier-protein] reductase FabK, producing the protein MIKTDICDLLQIEYPILQGGMAWLGTAELAAAVSEAGGLGIIGAGHMPPDIFRNEIHKLKERTNKPFGCNIMLMSPFVKEVMEVVVEERVPVITTGAGNPGVYIPALKEIGTKVIPVVASVLLAKRLLRGGIDAIIAEGTESGGHVGDITTMALIPQVVDAVDVPVIAAGGIADGRGMAAAFALGAQAVQMGTRFVLSEECIAHENYKTAVLKAKDRATVMTGLTTGHPVRIIDNALAHKYKSLEFSGGSKEELENLGAGTLRKAAIEGDVKEGSVMIGQISGMLTDVKPCATIIKDIMTETETVIKNLQGLGK; encoded by the coding sequence ATGATTAAGACTGACATTTGTGATTTATTACAGATTGAGTACCCAATCTTACAAGGTGGTATGGCTTGGCTCGGTACTGCAGAATTAGCGGCAGCTGTTTCCGAAGCGGGTGGCCTTGGTATTATTGGGGCTGGTCATATGCCTCCTGATATTTTCCGTAATGAAATTCACAAATTAAAAGAGCGTACAAATAAACCATTTGGTTGTAATATCATGCTCATGTCTCCATTTGTTAAAGAAGTTATGGAAGTAGTTGTGGAAGAACGCGTTCCTGTAATTACAACAGGTGCTGGTAATCCTGGCGTGTACATTCCAGCTTTAAAAGAAATCGGTACAAAGGTAATCCCTGTAGTTGCTTCCGTATTACTTGCAAAACGCTTGTTACGTGGTGGTATTGATGCAATTATCGCAGAAGGTACAGAATCTGGTGGTCACGTAGGCGATATTACTACTATGGCATTGATTCCACAAGTAGTAGATGCTGTAGATGTCCCAGTTATCGCTGCTGGTGGTATTGCGGATGGCCGTGGTATGGCTGCGGCATTTGCATTAGGCGCTCAAGCAGTACAAATGGGTACGCGATTCGTATTATCCGAAGAATGTATTGCTCATGAAAACTATAAAACTGCAGTATTGAAAGCAAAAGATCGTGCTACTGTTATGACTGGTTTAACAACAGGTCATCCTGTACGTATCATTGATAATGCATTAGCTCATAAATATAAATCCCTTGAATTTAGCGGTGGTTCCAAAGAAGAGTTAGAAAATTTAGGTGCAGGTACACTTCGTAAAGCTGCTATTGAAGGTGATGTAAAAGAAGGTTCTGTAATGATCGGTCAAATCTCTGGTATGTTAACAGATGTTAAACCATGTGCAACTATTATCAAAGATATTATGACTGAAACTGAAACTGTAATTAAAAACCTTCAAGGTCTTGGTAAATAA
- the fabD gene encoding ACP S-malonyltransferase — MKTAFVFPGQGSQKVGMLQDLYNAYPIVKQRFEEADEALGYSISKLCFEGPDTELVKTANTQPAILTASVACYEVLKEQGFTPDIVGGHSLGEYSALVAAGVLNFKDAVYVVHKRGEYMQEAVPLGKGAMAAILALPREQVVEICKEVNDSVGSVQAVNFNCPGQIVIAGETAAVETAAEKMKEAGAKRAVMLPVSAPFHSRLMEPAALRLKEELDKIQVSDAQIPVVANVTGKILTNANDIKESLVTQAANPVLWEDCVAEMVNFGVTRFVEVGPGKVLTGFTKKINKDMELANVEDIASLEKTLEFLKGVR; from the coding sequence ATGAAAACGGCATTTGTTTTTCCTGGTCAAGGTTCCCAAAAAGTAGGCATGTTACAAGATTTGTACAATGCATATCCTATTGTGAAACAACGTTTTGAAGAAGCTGATGAAGCACTTGGTTACTCTATTTCCAAATTGTGCTTTGAAGGTCCTGATACTGAACTTGTTAAAACAGCTAATACACAACCAGCTATTTTAACTGCATCTGTAGCTTGCTATGAAGTTCTTAAAGAACAAGGCTTTACACCTGATATCGTAGGTGGTCATAGTCTTGGTGAATACAGTGCTCTTGTAGCGGCAGGTGTATTGAATTTTAAAGATGCTGTGTATGTTGTTCATAAACGCGGTGAATATATGCAAGAAGCTGTGCCATTGGGCAAAGGTGCTATGGCAGCAATTCTAGCTTTACCTCGTGAACAAGTTGTAGAAATTTGTAAAGAGGTTAACGATTCTGTTGGTTCTGTGCAAGCAGTTAACTTCAACTGCCCAGGTCAAATTGTTATTGCTGGTGAAACAGCAGCGGTAGAAACTGCAGCAGAAAAGATGAAAGAAGCCGGTGCAAAACGTGCTGTTATGCTTCCTGTAAGTGCTCCATTCCACAGCCGTTTGATGGAACCTGCAGCTCTTCGTTTAAAAGAAGAGTTGGATAAAATCCAAGTGAGCGATGCTCAAATCCCTGTAGTAGCAAATGTTACAGGTAAAATTTTGACTAATGCAAACGATATTAAAGAGTCCTTAGTTACACAAGCTGCTAATCCTGTATTGTGGGAAGACTGCGTAGCTGAAATGGTTAACTTTGGCGTAACTCGTTTCGTTGAAGTAGGTCCTGGTAAAGTTCTTACAGGCTTTACTAAAAAGATCAATAAAGATATGGAATTAGCCAATGTTGAAGACATTGCATCCTTAGAGAAAACGCTTGAATTTTTGAAAGGGGTTCGATAA
- a CDS encoding NAD(P)H-dependent flavin oxidoreductase: MKLPELRIGNLVAKVPIIQGGMAIRLSTARLAAAVANEGGIGLIAASGLPFDELRYEIQLARKLSPTGIIGINAMVAATQFAGLVKTAIEEGIDLVVAGAGFSRDMFAMGKESGTPIVPIVSSAKLARISEGLGAAAVIVEGCEAGGHLGTDRSAREIVPEVVAAVKNIPVIGAGGVLDGRDIVEMLKLGASGVQMGSRFAASDECNASDELKKMYVRATNPEDIVLIQSPVGLPGQAIKNKFAESVLDGTVAPPTVCDNCLKHCSHKFCIIRALSRAQQGDVETGLVFSGNNMRKVDKIMPVKDIFAQLKQQVAEID, from the coding sequence GTGAAGCTCCCTGAACTTCGCATTGGGAATCTAGTGGCCAAAGTACCTATTATTCAAGGTGGTATGGCGATTAGATTGTCTACAGCTCGCTTGGCGGCAGCCGTTGCAAATGAAGGTGGTATCGGCCTTATTGCAGCATCCGGTTTGCCGTTTGATGAATTACGATACGAAATACAATTAGCTAGAAAATTATCACCTACGGGTATTATTGGTATAAATGCGATGGTAGCAGCAACACAATTTGCTGGCTTAGTAAAAACTGCCATCGAAGAGGGCATTGATCTTGTAGTAGCAGGTGCTGGTTTTTCAAGAGATATGTTCGCAATGGGCAAAGAGTCTGGTACTCCAATCGTACCAATCGTTTCGTCCGCAAAATTAGCTCGCATTTCTGAAGGTCTAGGTGCGGCAGCAGTCATCGTAGAAGGTTGCGAAGCTGGTGGCCACTTGGGTACGGATCGTTCCGCTCGAGAAATCGTTCCGGAAGTTGTAGCTGCTGTTAAAAACATTCCAGTTATTGGTGCTGGTGGTGTTCTTGATGGTCGTGACATTGTAGAAATGTTGAAATTAGGTGCTAGTGGCGTTCAAATGGGTAGCCGTTTTGCTGCTTCTGATGAATGTAATGCATCTGACGAATTGAAAAAAATGTATGTACGGGCTACTAACCCTGAGGACATTGTATTAATTCAAAGCCCTGTAGGTTTGCCTGGACAAGCAATTAAAAATAAATTTGCTGAATCTGTATTAGACGGTACTGTAGCACCTCCAACGGTGTGTGATAACTGTTTAAAACATTGTTCCCATAAATTCTGTATCATCCGTGCTCTTTCTCGTGCACAACAAGGTGATGTGGAAACAGGTTTGGTGTTCTCTGGCAATAATATGAGAAAAGTCGACAAGATTATGCCAGTTAAAGATATCTTTGCGCAACTCAAACAGCAAGTAGCAGAGATTGATTAA
- the plsX gene encoding phosphate acyltransferase PlsX — translation MKIAIDAMGGDFAPLETVLGSIEAVRANEHIEVVLVGDEQQIFNILEANNEAKNPRISVHHASQVIGMDEHPGQALRKKKDASVVVATSLVRDNVCDAVIAPGSTGAAVAAALFGLGRIKGVDRPVIATPMPTVSGITVMLDSGANSNSKPKHLVQGALMGSEYAKLLLGKEEPTVGLLNIGEEATKGNDVVLATYPILERMKTINFKGNIEGRDIPKGVVDVVVCDGFVGNVVLKFAEGLVTGLTQLVKDSIMAGSIFAKIGAMLVKPALKKMAKRLDHTENGGAPLLGVNGVFMIAHGSSKAKEIKTAIEIASDLVERKIIQHIRETMDIEGALKYDYDE, via the coding sequence ATGAAAATTGCAATAGACGCCATGGGTGGCGACTTTGCTCCATTGGAGACTGTACTAGGATCCATTGAAGCCGTACGAGCAAATGAACACATTGAAGTGGTGCTCGTCGGCGATGAGCAGCAAATTTTTAATATATTAGAAGCTAATAATGAAGCTAAGAATCCACGCATTTCTGTACATCATGCCAGTCAAGTCATCGGGATGGATGAACATCCAGGACAAGCATTGCGTAAGAAAAAGGACGCATCTGTTGTGGTAGCAACATCTTTAGTTCGTGATAATGTCTGCGATGCCGTGATTGCTCCAGGTAGCACAGGTGCTGCTGTAGCAGCTGCATTGTTTGGTCTTGGTCGTATTAAAGGGGTTGATCGCCCGGTTATTGCAACTCCGATGCCAACAGTTAGTGGCATTACTGTTATGTTAGATTCTGGTGCTAACTCAAATAGTAAACCAAAACATCTTGTACAAGGTGCATTGATGGGTTCTGAATATGCAAAACTTTTATTAGGTAAAGAAGAACCTACAGTAGGGTTATTAAATATTGGCGAAGAAGCCACTAAGGGGAACGATGTCGTTCTAGCCACATATCCAATTTTGGAACGTATGAAAACTATTAATTTCAAAGGTAATATTGAAGGCCGTGATATTCCAAAAGGGGTCGTAGATGTTGTTGTTTGCGATGGTTTTGTCGGTAATGTGGTACTTAAATTTGCAGAAGGCTTGGTAACAGGTCTTACACAATTAGTAAAGGATAGCATTATGGCAGGTAGTATTTTTGCTAAAATTGGTGCTATGCTTGTAAAGCCAGCTTTAAAAAAGATGGCAAAACGCTTAGATCACACGGAAAATGGTGGTGCTCCACTCTTAGGGGTTAACGGGGTGTTTATGATTGCCCATGGTAGCTCCAAAGCTAAAGAGATTAAAACTGCTATTGAAATTGCCAGTGATTTAGTAGAGCGTAAAATTATTCAACACATAAGAGAAACAATGGATATTGAAGGAGCCTTGAAGTATGACTATGATGAGTAA
- the fabF gene encoding beta-ketoacyl-ACP synthase II, with amino-acid sequence MEKRVVITGLGAVTPVGIGKENFYNALLAGQSGIGPITRFDASDYATRIAGEVKDFDVTNYGVDKKEARRMDRSVELAIGAAVLACEDADLDLDKQDLDRCGTVVGTGIGGIDSIHEVYETLFEKGPGRVSPFAVPMMIANMTSARVSIRLGLKGPVITDVTACTSGTNAIGDAFRIIQRGDADIMFAGGTEAAVSPAAVAGFAAMKAMSTRNDEPTKASRPFDRDRDGFVMGEGSGIVVLEELEHAKARGAHIYAEVVGYGTNGDAYHITAPAPGGVQARKCMELAIKDAGIDPKDVNYINAHGTSTGLNDKNETLAIKELFGDHAKDIAVNSTKSMTGHLLGAAGAIETIVMAMAIETGKVHPTINCDNPDEGLDLDYVREGARDLQVKCALSNSFGFGGHNGTLCVRRYEG; translated from the coding sequence TTGGAAAAACGTGTAGTAATTACTGGCTTAGGGGCAGTGACTCCTGTAGGTATCGGTAAAGAGAACTTTTACAATGCGTTATTGGCAGGTCAATCTGGTATTGGGCCAATTACACGCTTTGATGCATCTGACTATGCAACGCGTATTGCTGGCGAAGTAAAAGATTTTGATGTTACAAACTATGGCGTAGACAAGAAAGAAGCTCGTCGTATGGACCGTTCTGTAGAATTGGCTATCGGTGCTGCTGTTCTTGCTTGTGAAGATGCTGATCTTGATTTAGATAAACAAGATTTAGATCGTTGTGGTACTGTGGTTGGTACTGGTATTGGCGGTATCGACTCCATCCATGAAGTATATGAAACATTATTCGAAAAAGGTCCTGGCCGTGTAAGTCCATTTGCAGTTCCTATGATGATTGCAAATATGACATCTGCACGTGTATCCATCCGTCTTGGCCTTAAAGGTCCTGTTATTACAGACGTAACAGCTTGTACTTCTGGTACAAATGCTATTGGCGATGCTTTCCGTATCATCCAACGTGGTGATGCTGATATCATGTTTGCCGGTGGTACTGAAGCAGCTGTATCTCCTGCAGCTGTAGCTGGTTTCGCAGCTATGAAAGCTATGTCTACACGCAATGACGAACCAACAAAAGCATCTCGTCCATTTGACCGCGATCGCGATGGTTTCGTAATGGGTGAAGGTTCTGGTATCGTTGTTCTTGAAGAATTAGAACATGCAAAAGCTCGTGGTGCTCATATCTACGCTGAAGTTGTAGGTTATGGTACTAATGGTGATGCTTACCATATTACTGCACCAGCTCCAGGTGGTGTACAAGCTCGTAAATGTATGGAATTAGCAATTAAAGATGCAGGTATCGATCCTAAAGACGTTAACTACATCAATGCTCATGGTACATCTACTGGCCTTAATGACAAAAATGAAACATTGGCTATTAAAGAATTGTTCGGCGATCATGCTAAAGACATCGCTGTTAACTCTACAAAATCCATGACAGGTCACTTGTTAGGTGCTGCTGGTGCTATCGAAACTATCGTTATGGCGATGGCTATCGAAACTGGCAAAGTTCATCCTACAATCAACTGTGACAACCCTGATGAAGGTTTGGATCTTGACTATGTTCGCGAAGGTGCACGTGACCTTCAAGTTAAATGTGCTCTTTCCAACTCTTTCGGTTTTGGTGGTCATAACGGTACACTTTGCGTACGCCGTTATGAAGGCTAA
- the fabG gene encoding 3-oxoacyl-[acyl-carrier-protein] reductase, whose translation MHLEGKVAIVTGASRGIGRAVAINLAQSGADVVVNYSGSEGAAQETVEAVQALGRKAIKIKANVANADEVASMVEEAHKEFGHIDILVNNAGITRDGLLMRMKDEDFDAVIDINLKGVYLVTKAVSKIMMKQRSGRIINMTSVVGVMGNAGQTNYAASKAGVIGFTKSCAKELASRGITVNAIAPGFINTDMTDVLPEKVKEAMVAEIPLGRMADAEEVATVATFLASDFANYITGQVINVDGGMVM comes from the coding sequence ATGCATTTAGAGGGTAAAGTAGCCATTGTAACTGGCGCATCCCGTGGCATTGGTCGCGCTGTAGCTATCAATTTAGCACAATCTGGTGCTGATGTTGTAGTTAACTATAGCGGTAGCGAAGGTGCAGCTCAAGAAACTGTTGAAGCTGTACAAGCTTTAGGCCGTAAAGCCATTAAAATTAAAGCCAATGTAGCCAATGCTGATGAAGTTGCTTCTATGGTAGAAGAAGCTCATAAAGAGTTTGGTCACATTGATATTCTCGTAAATAATGCGGGTATTACGCGCGACGGTTTGTTGATGCGTATGAAAGACGAAGATTTTGATGCTGTTATTGATATCAATCTTAAAGGTGTATATCTAGTAACTAAAGCAGTATCTAAAATCATGATGAAACAACGTTCTGGTCGTATTATCAACATGACATCTGTTGTAGGTGTTATGGGTAATGCGGGTCAAACTAACTATGCAGCTTCTAAAGCTGGCGTAATTGGTTTCACTAAATCCTGTGCTAAAGAATTAGCGAGCCGTGGCATTACTGTTAATGCTATTGCACCAGGCTTTATCAATACAGATATGACTGATGTATTGCCAGAAAAAGTTAAAGAAGCTATGGTTGCTGAAATTCCATTGGGCCGTATGGCTGATGCTGAAGAAGTAGCAACAGTAGCAACATTCCTTGCTAGCGATTTTGCTAACTATATTACAGGCCAAGTCATCAATGTAGATGGCGGTATGGTGATGTAG
- the rnc gene encoding ribonuclease III has product MVAVEAHKSKMTQAREESLHGLVARLDIPVSDISILDCAFTHTSYANEHKSKHINHNQRLEFLGDAVLDLIIGEYLFKTYPDMAEGDLTKIKAATVCEDSLASVSRSLQLGQYLLLGHGERASGGNNRNSILADTFESLIGAIYISTDYQTAMNFVLKHLITYIKQALEGKRGKDYKTLLQEYVQRDGDKHTVYRLLSESGPDHAKTFHMVVEINGVTYEAGSGKSKKIAEQHAAQLTLEKLMAK; this is encoded by the coding sequence ATGGTAGCTGTTGAAGCGCATAAGAGTAAGATGACACAAGCTCGTGAAGAATCTCTTCATGGGCTTGTTGCTCGTTTAGACATACCTGTGTCAGATATATCCATTTTAGATTGTGCTTTTACACATACATCTTATGCGAATGAACATAAATCAAAGCATATTAATCACAATCAGCGATTAGAGTTTTTAGGCGATGCTGTTTTGGATCTTATTATTGGGGAATACCTATTTAAGACTTATCCAGACATGGCCGAAGGTGATTTGACAAAAATTAAGGCCGCTACAGTGTGTGAAGATTCTTTAGCATCTGTAAGTCGTTCTTTACAATTGGGGCAATATTTATTGCTCGGTCATGGTGAACGTGCTTCTGGTGGTAATAATCGTAATTCTATTTTAGCGGATACCTTTGAGTCTCTCATTGGTGCTATCTATATTTCTACAGATTACCAAACGGCGATGAACTTCGTTTTAAAACATCTCATTACGTATATCAAGCAAGCTTTAGAAGGTAAACGGGGCAAGGATTATAAAACCTTGTTACAAGAATATGTGCAACGGGATGGTGATAAACATACCGTCTATCGTTTGCTCAGTGAAAGTGGTCCCGACCATGCTAAGACCTTCCATATGGTGGTCGAAATCAATGGTGTTACTTACGAGGCAGGCTCTGGTAAAAGTAAAAAAATTGCAGAACAACATGCGGCTCAATTAACGTTAGAAAAGTTAATGGCCAAATAG
- a CDS encoding elongator complex protein 3, which translates to MKPFGMIPFFIPHVGCPYVCTFCNQSRITGQSGISHLTPDYIKKTITDYVGKKRNDKFWEVAFYGGSFTAIHRDLQHTLLEPAYEMLQQDIIDGIRCSTRPDAVGDKAITLLQSYGVKTVELGVQSMNDGILVDAKRGHTAQEVVDAVARLKQRGMTVGVQLLPGLKGETWETILETAIAVVKLEPDFVRIYPVLVIENTELADQYRSGEYEPLSTEQAIKYCAFLKEWFEQHNIEVIRTGLQSTEELDSGNSLVAGPYEPAMGELVVNEQYKQRIERCIDEHLSSENLLGKQNDYNFSHFDCYNTHKVGCRFYSDSGDILMKHRIVISYPRSSTSKVRGLKNRNILYFQEMYPQFSIDWCEDNTRNTVRCCIDGLQYML; encoded by the coding sequence ATGAAACCATTTGGTATGATACCTTTTTTTATACCTCATGTAGGGTGTCCTTATGTATGTACATTTTGTAATCAGTCCCGTATTACAGGCCAATCTGGTATTAGTCACCTAACACCGGATTATATAAAAAAAACGATTACAGATTATGTGGGTAAAAAACGAAATGATAAGTTTTGGGAGGTCGCCTTTTATGGAGGCTCTTTTACAGCCATTCATCGCGATTTGCAACATACCTTATTAGAGCCAGCTTATGAGATGTTACAACAGGACATAATCGATGGCATACGTTGCTCTACACGGCCTGATGCTGTAGGTGACAAAGCAATTACCTTATTACAGTCTTACGGGGTAAAAACAGTAGAGCTTGGCGTACAGTCTATGAATGATGGTATTTTAGTCGATGCTAAGCGCGGTCATACCGCACAAGAGGTAGTAGATGCTGTTGCACGATTAAAGCAACGTGGCATGACTGTAGGTGTTCAGCTTTTACCAGGATTAAAAGGTGAAACTTGGGAAACCATTCTAGAAACCGCTATTGCTGTAGTTAAACTAGAACCAGATTTTGTACGAATCTATCCTGTTCTTGTTATAGAAAATACGGAACTAGCAGATCAATATAGATCTGGTGAATATGAGCCATTAAGTACTGAGCAAGCTATTAAATATTGTGCATTCTTAAAGGAATGGTTTGAACAGCATAATATTGAAGTTATACGTACAGGATTACAAAGCACGGAAGAGCTCGATTCAGGCAATAGTTTGGTAGCAGGTCCCTATGAACCTGCTATGGGTGAGCTCGTTGTAAATGAACAATATAAACAACGTATTGAAAGATGTATTGATGAACATCTTTCTTCAGAAAATTTATTAGGAAAGCAAAATGATTACAATTTTTCTCATTTTGATTGTTACAATACCCATAAGGTAGGATGTAGATTTTATTCGGATAGTGGTGATATTTTGATGAAACATAGGATTGTAATTTCTTATCCTAGAAGCAGTACATCAAAGGTGCGAGGTCTCAAAAATCGCAATATTTTATATTTTCAAGAAATGTATCCTCAATTTAGCATAGATTGGTGTGAAGATAATACGAGAAATACTGTTCGTTGCTGTATTGATGGCCTACAATATATGTTATAA
- a CDS encoding YceD family protein, giving the protein MKLQVEQAKEHIGKKFPYSYTIPTSELGDVTAFPWSRHDITINGEFWFDGQNYIVQGSIESKGDYECSRCLTTTEHNRKDSFEEIFSDSRDAVEDVIPFDGEEIDLTELIRDTLIINEPSQVLCQDDCKGLCVHCGANLNVSPCSCESFVVDPRFAELRALLDEKDDRLS; this is encoded by the coding sequence ATGAAACTGCAAGTAGAGCAAGCAAAAGAACATATAGGAAAGAAATTTCCTTATAGCTATACGATACCAACCTCTGAGCTTGGTGACGTAACTGCTTTTCCTTGGAGCCGTCATGATATAACCATTAATGGTGAGTTTTGGTTTGATGGTCAAAATTACATCGTTCAAGGTTCGATAGAGTCTAAAGGTGATTACGAGTGTTCTCGTTGTTTAACTACAACAGAGCATAATCGTAAGGATTCCTTTGAGGAAATCTTTAGTGATTCTAGAGACGCTGTTGAAGATGTGATTCCTTTCGATGGAGAGGAAATTGACTTAACCGAACTAATTAGGGATACATTAATCATCAATGAGCCCTCTCAAGTGTTATGTCAGGATGATTGCAAAGGATTGTGCGTTCATTGCGGAGCAAATTTAAATGTTTCACCTTGTTCTTGTGAATCCTTTGTGGTGGATCCTCGATTTGCAGAGTTACGTGCTTTGCTTGATGAGAAAGATGATAGATTGTCCTAA
- a CDS encoding beta-ketoacyl-ACP synthase III, translating to MTMMSKPVGIIGTGSFLPDNVVTNFDLEKMVDTNDQWIRERTGIEERRIAPEGMNTSYMATEAAKKAMQMAKVSAEDIDMIIFATLTPDMIIPSAACVLQANLGAKNAAAYDLQAACSGFVYGLITAASYISSGLYKKVLVVGAEILSRRVNWNDRGTCILFGDGAGAAVVSEVPEGYGIKGIDMGADGTGGPSLCIPAGGTAVVANDQRVEEGLTFIHMDGPEVYKFAVKTMGRTVLKSLERAGMELNELDFFIPHQANIRIIDSAAKRLHMPMEKVFVNLHKYGNTSAASVAIALDEANREGRFKRGDNVAFAGFGAGLTWASLVLKWY from the coding sequence ATGACTATGATGAGTAAACCGGTAGGAATCATTGGTACTGGGAGCTTCCTTCCTGACAATGTAGTAACAAACTTTGATCTAGAAAAAATGGTTGATACCAATGACCAATGGATTAGAGAACGTACTGGTATCGAGGAACGACGCATTGCACCGGAAGGTATGAATACATCCTATATGGCGACTGAGGCAGCCAAAAAAGCTATGCAAATGGCTAAGGTTAGTGCCGAAGATATAGATATGATTATCTTTGCTACCTTAACACCAGATATGATTATTCCTTCAGCCGCTTGTGTATTACAAGCGAATTTAGGAGCTAAGAATGCAGCGGCCTATGATTTACAAGCTGCATGCTCTGGCTTTGTATATGGATTGATTACTGCAGCTAGCTATATTAGCTCCGGTTTATATAAAAAGGTTCTTGTTGTAGGGGCTGAAATTCTATCTCGACGGGTAAATTGGAATGATCGTGGTACATGTATCCTCTTTGGTGATGGTGCTGGCGCCGCGGTAGTATCTGAGGTCCCTGAAGGTTATGGCATTAAAGGTATTGACATGGGGGCTGATGGTACTGGTGGTCCATCTTTATGCATTCCTGCAGGTGGTACAGCAGTAGTTGCCAATGATCAACGCGTTGAAGAAGGATTAACATTCATTCATATGGATGGCCCTGAAGTATATAAATTTGCTGTTAAAACGATGGGACGTACTGTTTTAAAATCTTTAGAACGAGCTGGAATGGAACTTAATGAGTTGGATTTCTTCATTCCACATCAAGCAAATATTCGTATTATTGATTCGGCTGCAAAACGCTTACATATGCCGATGGAAAAAGTATTTGTTAATTTACATAAGTATGGTAATACATCTGCCGCGTCTGTAGCGATAGCTTTGGACGAAGCTAATCGTGAAGGGCGTTTCAAACGTGGCGATAATGTTGCGTTTGCAGGATTTGGTGCAGGCCTTACATGGGCTAGCCTTGTCTTGAAATGGTATTAA
- a CDS encoding rubredoxin: protein MEKYVCVVCGWVYDEAVEGVKFEDQPADYVCPICGVGKDQFEKM from the coding sequence ATGGAAAAATACGTATGCGTAGTATGTGGTTGGGTTTATGACGAAGCTGTTGAAGGCGTAAAATTCGAAGATCAACCAGCTGATTATGTTTGCCCAATTTGCGGTGTTGGTAAAGACCAATTCGAAAAAATGTAA
- a CDS encoding acyl carrier protein has translation MNTFDKVKAIVVEQLGVDEAEVTIDSTFIDDLGADSLDIVELIMAFEEEFNVEIPDDVAEKIKTVKDTVEYIDSAK, from the coding sequence ATGAACACTTTCGATAAAGTAAAAGCAATCGTTGTGGAACAATTAGGTGTTGATGAAGCTGAAGTTACCATTGATTCTACATTCATCGACGACTTAGGCGCTGACTCCTTAGATATCGTTGAATTGATCATGGCATTCGAAGAAGAATTCAATGTTGAAATCCCTGACGATGTTGCAGAAAAAATTAAAACCGTTAAGGATACAGTAGAATATATTGATTCTGCTAAATAA
- the rpmF gene encoding 50S ribosomal protein L32: MAVPKRRLSKCRRDRRRANWKLEAPGYVACPQCHEPKMPHRVCPTCGHYKGEQVVANA, translated from the coding sequence ATGGCAGTACCTAAGCGTAGATTGTCTAAATGCCGTCGCGATCGCCGTCGTGCTAATTGGAAATTAGAAGCTCCTGGTTATGTAGCATGTCCACAATGCCACGAACCTAAGATGCCTCATCGTGTTTGCCCTACATGTGGTCACTATAAAGGTGAGCAAGTAGTAGCTAATGCTTAA